In one Rhodoflexus caldus genomic region, the following are encoded:
- a CDS encoding M24 family metallopeptidase, which yields MTLKRRSFLNLAALTPALALPQWSFARPQNDELPAAIRALKPMTDGIVPISREERQARIAKAQSLMQANKIDAVFLEPGTTMRYFLDFDFFTSERMVAAVIPAKGEIVYICPKFEEGKVGELVKFGKEIRTWEEHESPYKVVAGILKDRGTPNSTVGIEERTRFFLFEGIRQELPRLKFVLADPVTAGCRMFKSPAELALMQKANDITIAAYKAVFDSLYEGMTQADFSRLAAAAHRALGIPGSIGANFAEASAFPHGSSKPQKLKEGDIILADGGCTVEGYKSDISRTIVFGKPSARQLEVWNVEKEAQTAAFEAAKLGAPCEVVDAAARAVITKAGFGPDYKYFSHRTGHGIGMDGHEWTNLVRGNKTPLQEGMCFSNEPGIYIVGEFGVRLEDCFYMTASGPKYFSEPSPSLDKPFVL from the coding sequence ATGACACTCAAACGACGTTCGTTTCTCAATCTGGCGGCGCTGACCCCTGCGCTGGCGCTGCCACAATGGTCATTTGCCCGTCCGCAAAACGATGAATTGCCGGCTGCCATCCGTGCCTTGAAACCCATGACCGACGGCATTGTACCCATCAGCCGCGAAGAACGGCAGGCGCGAATCGCCAAAGCGCAAAGCCTGATGCAGGCGAATAAAATAGATGCCGTATTCTTGGAGCCGGGCACTACCATGCGCTATTTTCTTGATTTTGACTTCTTTACTTCTGAGCGCATGGTGGCCGCTGTTATCCCTGCCAAAGGTGAAATTGTTTACATCTGTCCTAAATTTGAAGAAGGGAAGGTCGGCGAATTAGTCAAGTTTGGTAAAGAAATTCGCACATGGGAAGAACATGAAAGCCCTTACAAGGTAGTAGCCGGCATCCTGAAAGACCGTGGAACACCCAACAGCACGGTCGGCATAGAAGAACGCACCCGTTTTTTCCTCTTTGAAGGTATCCGTCAGGAATTGCCGCGCCTGAAATTTGTTTTGGCCGACCCTGTAACGGCAGGTTGCCGCATGTTTAAATCACCTGCCGAGCTTGCCTTGATGCAAAAGGCCAACGACATCACCATCGCTGCCTACAAAGCCGTTTTTGATTCACTCTACGAAGGCATGACACAAGCCGATTTCAGCCGTTTGGCGGCCGCTGCCCATCGTGCCTTGGGTATTCCCGGCTCTATCGGTGCCAACTTTGCCGAAGCCTCCGCTTTTCCGCATGGCAGCAGCAAGCCGCAGAAATTGAAGGAGGGCGATATTATTCTGGCCGACGGCGGCTGTACGGTAGAAGGCTATAAGTCCGACATCAGCCGAACCATCGTATTCGGCAAGCCCTCTGCCCGACAGTTGGAGGTGTGGAACGTAGAAAAAGAAGCACAAACCGCTGCCTTTGAAGCTGCCAAATTAGGTGCGCCCTGCGAGGTTGTGGATGCTGCTGCACGTGCTGTTATTACAAAGGCCGGCTTTGGCCCCGACTACAAATATTTCAGCCACCGCACCGGACACGGCATCGGTATGGACGGCCACGAGTGGACAAATTTGGTGAGAGGCAACAAAACACCCTTGCAAGAGGGCATGTGCTTCAGCAATGAGCCGGGTATTTACATTGTCGGGGAGTTTGGGGTTCGTTTGGAAGACTGTTTCTATATGACCGCCTCAGGGCCGAAATATTTCAGCGAGCCGAGCCCGTCGTTGGACAAGCCCTTTGTCCTGTGA
- a CDS encoding RNA methyltransferase — protein sequence MAISKKWLKLCRSLHQKKYRQEEQLFLVEGAKSVSELMAEGTLNGFRTVAVFATEEFIATAMGQHKGRFLLETASPDELEQAGTIQSNNAALAVVEIPVPSNDIPTNEWLLALSDIRDPGNLGTMIRIADWYGIRRIVCSPTTADWYNPKVIAASMGSFLRVKPFYTDLKQFFSTYPLPVYGALLNGSNIHQFQAKVKGAILIGNESQGIADDLLPVITHALTIPRIGGAESLNAGIATAIFCDNLIGRGMC from the coding sequence ATGGCAATCTCTAAAAAATGGCTGAAACTGTGCCGCTCGCTGCACCAAAAAAAATACCGACAGGAAGAGCAACTCTTTCTGGTAGAAGGGGCTAAAAGCGTTTCCGAACTCATGGCGGAAGGTACGCTAAACGGTTTTCGGACAGTGGCTGTATTTGCCACCGAAGAGTTCATTGCTACCGCAATGGGGCAGCACAAAGGCCGTTTTTTATTGGAAACCGCCTCGCCTGACGAGTTGGAGCAGGCAGGAACGATTCAAAGCAACAACGCTGCGCTGGCAGTGGTAGAAATACCCGTACCAAGCAATGATATACCCACCAACGAGTGGCTGTTGGCACTTTCCGATATCCGCGACCCGGGCAATTTGGGTACTATGATTCGCATTGCCGACTGGTACGGTATCCGCCGCATTGTATGCTCGCCTACCACCGCCGACTGGTACAACCCCAAAGTAATAGCCGCTTCCATGGGGTCTTTTTTGCGTGTAAAACCTTTCTACACCGACCTTAAACAATTTTTCAGTACCTACCCGTTACCCGTGTACGGCGCTTTGCTCAACGGCAGCAACATTCACCAATTTCAAGCAAAAGTCAAAGGAGCCATTCTGATTGGCAACGAGTCGCAAGGCATTGCCGATGACCTGCTGCCGGTGATTACTCATGCGCTCACCATTCCACGCATCGGCGGTGCCGAATCGCTGAATGCAGGCATTGCTACGGCCATCTTTTGCGATAACCTCATTGGGCGCGGGATGTGTTGA
- a CDS encoding cystathionine beta-synthase, producing the protein MKYYQSIIDTIGHTPLIKLNKVTHGIKGTVLAKVEYFNPGNSVKDRIALRMIEDAEREGRLKPGGTIIEGTSGNTGMGLALTAIAKGYKCIFTVSDKQSQEKINILRALGAEVVVCPTNVEPDDPRSYYSVARRLNQEIPNSIYPNQYDNLSNTAAHYATTGPEIWEDTEGKITHLVAGVGTGGTICGTSKYLKERNPKLVTIGIDTYGSVFKKYKETGIFDEKEIYPYLTEGIGEDILPKNVDFDMIDLFIKVTDKDAAIMARRMAREEGLFIGWSCGSAMYGALEYARQHLKEDDVMVVILPDHGTRYLNKIYNDVWMKDHGFLEQRHFATARDIIRARNGATPLITVDKSDTIGFAIKMLNKAGISQLPVADGDNIVGSLNDSTLLNMLIDNPSAKDLPVAEVMGPPFRFVGIDNTVDALSGLIDKENKALLVRDEANQVHIITQHDLLVALTN; encoded by the coding sequence ATGAAGTACTATCAGTCCATCATCGATACCATCGGACACACGCCGCTGATTAAGCTCAATAAGGTTACGCACGGCATCAAAGGAACTGTGCTTGCTAAGGTAGAGTATTTCAATCCGGGCAATTCTGTAAAAGACCGCATCGCCTTGCGCATGATTGAAGATGCCGAGCGCGAAGGCCGCCTCAAACCGGGCGGAACAATTATTGAAGGTACTTCCGGCAATACAGGGATGGGACTTGCGCTCACTGCCATTGCCAAAGGCTATAAATGTATTTTCACCGTTTCCGATAAGCAATCGCAGGAAAAAATCAACATTTTGCGAGCCTTAGGCGCAGAGGTGGTGGTTTGCCCCACCAACGTAGAACCCGATGACCCGCGTTCTTACTATTCGGTGGCGCGTCGCCTGAACCAAGAAATTCCAAACTCGATTTACCCGAATCAGTACGACAACCTCTCTAATACTGCGGCACACTATGCAACCACAGGCCCCGAAATCTGGGAAGATACCGAAGGCAAAATCACGCACCTTGTGGCGGGCGTAGGCACGGGCGGCACTATTTGCGGCACTTCCAAGTATTTGAAAGAGCGCAACCCTAAGTTAGTTACCATTGGCATTGACACTTACGGTTCCGTTTTCAAAAAGTACAAGGAAACAGGCATTTTTGACGAAAAAGAAATTTATCCGTACCTGACCGAAGGTATTGGCGAGGATATCTTGCCCAAGAACGTGGACTTTGATATGATTGACTTGTTTATCAAAGTAACCGATAAAGATGCGGCCATTATGGCGCGTCGTATGGCACGTGAGGAAGGCTTGTTTATTGGCTGGAGCTGCGGTTCTGCCATGTATGGCGCATTGGAATATGCCCGCCAACACCTCAAAGAAGATGATGTGATGGTTGTAATTCTGCCCGACCACGGCACGCGCTATCTCAATAAAATCTACAACGATGTATGGATGAAAGACCATGGATTCTTGGAACAGCGTCATTTTGCTACTGCGCGCGACATTATCCGTGCCCGTAATGGCGCTACTCCGCTGATTACCGTGGACAAGAGCGATACCATTGGTTTTGCAATTAAAATGCTCAATAAGGCAGGTATTTCGCAGTTGCCGGTGGCAGACGGGGACAATATTGTCGGCAGCCTAAACGACAGCACGCTGCTGAATATGTTGATTGACAACCCTTCGGCCAAAGATTTGCCGGTTGCGGAAGTAATGGGGCCTCCTTTCCGCTTTGTTGGCATTGACAATACGGTGGATGCACTTTCCGGATTGATAGATAAAGAAAACAAAGCCCTGTTAGTTCGCGATGAAGCCAATCAGGTGCATATCATCACCCAGCACGATTTGCTGGTAGCGCTGACCAATTAA
- the proC gene encoding pyrroline-5-carboxylate reductase, whose translation MKILIAGGGNMGKTYADAFIANHAISQDDLYILEHYPEKVTFFKSLGFENVFFEVGDYVGEMDVIILAIKPQDTKALFPRLAPLVKPHQIILSIMAGVKMQSIAEAIPTPKIVRAMPNLPAQIGMGMTGFTSTDAVTKEEVFNIQNLLNTTGKTLYFDDENKLDAVTAISGSGPAYVFYFMDAMIATAMEMGFTQVQAEMMVEQTFMGAVHLLNTYNLSCSDWIGKVASRGGTTEAALHQFHAHDLHNLIGDGLRAAWQRAIELGR comes from the coding sequence ATGAAAATACTCATCGCAGGCGGCGGCAATATGGGTAAAACCTATGCGGATGCCTTTATAGCCAACCACGCCATCTCACAGGACGACCTGTATATTTTGGAACATTACCCCGAAAAAGTAACCTTTTTTAAATCATTGGGCTTTGAAAATGTATTTTTTGAAGTTGGCGACTACGTAGGCGAAATGGATGTGATTATTCTGGCAATTAAACCTCAGGATACAAAAGCCCTGTTTCCAAGGCTGGCGCCGTTGGTAAAGCCACACCAAATTATTCTTTCCATTATGGCAGGAGTCAAAATGCAAAGCATTGCGGAAGCAATACCCACGCCTAAAATTGTACGTGCCATGCCCAATTTGCCCGCCCAGATAGGTATGGGTATGACGGGCTTTACTTCTACCGATGCCGTTACCAAAGAAGAAGTCTTCAATATCCAAAACCTGTTAAATACAACCGGTAAAACGCTGTATTTTGACGATGAAAATAAGTTGGATGCTGTTACGGCCATTTCGGGTAGCGGCCCTGCCTATGTTTTCTATTTCATGGATGCCATGATTGCAACCGCTATGGAGATGGGTTTCACGCAAGTTCAGGCCGAAATGATGGTGGAGCAGACTTTTATGGGCGCTGTACACCTGCTCAATACCTACAACCTTAGTTGCAGCGATTGGATAGGCAAGGTAGCCTCTCGCGGAGGCACAACCGAAGCCGCTTTGCACCAGTTTCACGCACACGACCTGCACAACCTGATAGGTGACGGCCTGCGCGCAGCTTGGCAGCGTGCCATTGAGCTGGGCAGGTAA
- the fmt gene encoding methionyl-tRNA formyltransferase, producing the protein MRIVFMGTPDFAVPSLEILVKNGYEVVAVITAPDKPAGRGLKLQPSAVKVAAERLGLPVLQPEKLKNEDFLNQLRALNADLQIVVAFRMLPEAVWAMPRLGTFNLHASLLPQYRGAAPINWAIINGETETGVTTFFLQHEIDTGDLIMQAKEPIHRSDTAGTLYERLMYKGAELVLQTVQAIEKGNVKTTPQQQIAVEELKNAPKIFKETCEINFHQSSEDVFNFVRGMNPFPTAWARHNGHTYKIHKVVPVHNGNRYQPAEWHTDNKTFLHIGTIDGYVIVEELQAEGKKRMGIAEFLRGNRL; encoded by the coding sequence ATGCGCATCGTATTTATGGGTACGCCCGATTTTGCCGTACCGTCTTTGGAAATATTGGTTAAAAACGGTTATGAGGTAGTGGCAGTAATTACTGCCCCCGACAAACCCGCAGGCAGAGGTCTGAAATTACAGCCTTCTGCCGTAAAAGTAGCTGCCGAACGCTTGGGTTTGCCTGTGTTACAACCCGAAAAACTCAAAAATGAAGATTTTTTAAACCAACTGCGAGCGTTAAATGCCGACCTGCAAATTGTGGTGGCATTTCGTATGTTGCCTGAGGCAGTTTGGGCAATGCCGCGTTTGGGTACATTCAACCTTCACGCATCGCTACTGCCCCAATATCGCGGTGCAGCACCCATCAACTGGGCAATTATCAACGGGGAAACCGAAACAGGTGTTACTACTTTTTTCCTGCAACACGAGATAGATACGGGCGATTTGATTATGCAGGCAAAAGAGCCCATCCATCGCAGCGATACAGCGGGCACACTCTATGAACGACTGATGTATAAAGGTGCGGAACTTGTGTTGCAAACCGTTCAGGCCATTGAAAAGGGCAATGTAAAAACTACTCCGCAGCAGCAAATCGCAGTGGAAGAACTGAAAAATGCCCCCAAGATTTTCAAAGAAACCTGTGAAATCAATTTTCATCAGTCATCGGAAGATGTGTTCAACTTTGTGCGCGGCATGAACCCCTTTCCAACGGCATGGGCACGCCACAACGGTCATACGTATAAAATCCACAAGGTAGTACCCGTGCACAACGGCAACCGATACCAACCTGCAGAGTGGCACACCGATAACAAAACTTTTTTGCACATCGGTACCATAGACGGCTATGTGATTGTAGAAGAGTTGCAGGCCGAAGGTAAAAAACGCATGGGCATCGCCGAGTTTCTGCGCGGAAACAGACTCTGA
- a CDS encoding YjjG family noncanonical pyrimidine nucleotidase: MAAYTHLFFDLDHTLWDFERNSNETLADLYETYRLQQWGNFSVADFLNAFSEVNRQLWDLYNHNKIDQQTLRAQRFIRIWERLGAAGTPPPQLGEDYLAICPTKPHLLPHARETLDYLANRYRLHIITNGFDDIQQTKIRSAGIAHYFEALVTSQNSGHKKPHRAIFDYALAQTGAGTHDSAMIGDNLETDIGGAKVLGLDTIFYNPERIAHETEVTLEIHCLSELQRHL, encoded by the coding sequence ATGGCTGCTTACACGCATCTTTTCTTTGACTTAGACCATACGCTGTGGGACTTTGAGCGCAACTCTAACGAAACACTTGCCGATTTGTACGAAACCTACCGATTGCAGCAGTGGGGCAACTTTTCCGTTGCCGACTTTCTTAACGCATTCAGTGAAGTTAATCGGCAGTTGTGGGATTTGTACAACCACAACAAAATAGACCAGCAAACCCTTCGCGCCCAGCGCTTTATCCGCATTTGGGAGCGACTCGGGGCAGCGGGCACTCCCCCACCCCAATTAGGCGAAGACTATCTGGCCATCTGCCCGACCAAGCCGCACCTGCTGCCACATGCCCGCGAAACACTGGATTATTTAGCCAACCGATATCGCCTGCACATCATTACCAACGGTTTTGACGATATTCAGCAAACCAAAATCCGCAGTGCAGGCATTGCGCACTACTTTGAGGCTTTGGTTACTTCCCAAAATTCGGGGCACAAGAAACCGCATCGGGCAATTTTTGATTATGCGCTCGCTCAAACAGGCGCAGGCACGCACGATTCGGCCATGATTGGCGATAATTTGGAAACAGACATTGGCGGTGCAAAGGTGCTGGGGCTGGATACCATCTTCTACAATCCCGAACGAATCGCCCACGAAACGGAGGTTACGCTGGAAATTCACTGCCTAAGCGAATTGCAGCGGCATTTATAG